One stretch of Helicobacter jaachi DNA includes these proteins:
- a CDS encoding tyrosine-type recombinase/integrase — protein MQKQQNQTSKKYEGVRSKALSNGDIAYYVRFMDKEGKRQEVKVGTKNEGCSEKKASIERARLLQEVKEAKNMQNPTIQEIMPRYLRILELHTKSETYRDYKGQCELHILPAFGAYKIQDISPKHINDFMLHLAQNKSNKTINKLIDRLNNLIEWAKNEYDLVFRNPTQAVKRLKVDNARERFMSKDEVSAVLKEAQKIDNEMYAFFALAFCTGGRLNTLRNIKLEHIDFESGTIALQDFKNNSKYSGFLDTQARKALEVYQKRAQNEIFTTPERTFRRRAQRLLNTLFNQHTAPNDRKNKVVIHSTRHTFASHLAIAGTPIHIIQKLLNHKDIKMTMRYAHLLPQSGAEYVAKLWEA, from the coding sequence ATGCAAAAACAGCAAAATCAAACTAGTAAAAAATATGAGGGCGTGCGCTCTAAAGCCCTAAGCAATGGCGATATAGCTTATTATGTGCGATTTATGGATAAAGAGGGTAAGCGACAAGAAGTCAAGGTAGGCACAAAAAATGAGGGGTGCAGTGAGAAAAAAGCTAGTATTGAGCGCGCTAGGCTTTTACAGGAAGTAAAAGAGGCGAAAAATATGCAAAATCCAACTATACAAGAGATTATGCCGCGATATTTGCGCATTTTGGAGCTGCACACAAAAAGTGAGACTTATAGAGACTACAAAGGGCAGTGTGAGCTGCATATCCTACCTGCATTTGGTGCGTATAAAATCCAAGATATTAGCCCAAAGCATATCAATGATTTTATGCTGCATCTAGCGCAAAATAAAAGCAACAAAACCATAAATAAGCTTATCGATAGGCTTAATAATCTCATAGAGTGGGCAAAGAATGAGTATGATTTGGTTTTTAGAAATCCCACTCAAGCTGTAAAGCGTCTCAAAGTCGATAATGCGCGCGAGCGGTTTATGTCTAAAGACGAGGTGAGTGCGGTTTTAAAAGAAGCACAAAAGATAGATAATGAGATGTATGCATTTTTTGCGCTGGCATTTTGCACTGGTGGGCGGCTAAACACGCTGAGAAATATCAAGCTAGAGCATATTGATTTTGAAAGCGGCACTATCGCGCTGCAGGATTTTAAGAATAATTCCAAATACAGCGGCTTTTTGGACACCCAAGCGCGCAAAGCTTTAGAGGTATATCAAAAACGCGCACAAAATGAGATTTTTACCACACCCGAGCGCACCTTTAGACGCCGCGCACAAAGGCTGCTTAACACGCTCTTTAATCAACACACTGCACCAAATGATAGAAAAAATAAGGTCGTAATCCACAGCACGCGCCACACTTTTGCTTCACATCTTGCCATAGCAGGCACGCCCATTCACATTATCCAAAAGCTTCTTAACCACAAAGATATAAAAATGACTATGCGTTATGCGCATCTTTTACCCCAAAGTGGCGCGGAGTATGTGGCTAAGCTGTGGGAGGCGTAG